Proteins encoded by one window of Deltaproteobacteria bacterium:
- a CDS encoding TIGR04283 family arsenosugar biosynthesis glycosyltransferase encodes MFLSVIIPAINEEECIAAAVNNARRARNVEVLVADGGSKDATVPVAREAGAKVLVTRTGRAFQMNEGAEAASGDALLFLHADTRLPSGYEAHVRRILDRPGVAAGAFRLGIRASGVSLRLVELVANLRSRCLQLPYGDQAIFVGRRRFQIVGGFPELPIMEDFALMKRLSKLGRVALAPVAVSTSGRRWVRMGVWRTTWINQMMVAAYVLGVPPERIQHWYRRDRGI; translated from the coding sequence ATGTTTCTCTCCGTGATCATACCCGCCATCAATGAAGAAGAATGCATCGCCGCCGCCGTTAACAACGCCCGGCGAGCGAGGAACGTGGAGGTTCTGGTCGCGGACGGCGGGAGTAAGGACGCAACCGTGCCCGTCGCTCGGGAAGCCGGCGCGAAGGTCCTGGTGACCCGGACGGGACGGGCCTTTCAGATGAATGAAGGGGCCGAAGCCGCTTCCGGGGATGCGCTGCTGTTTCTCCATGCGGATACCCGCCTGCCTTCCGGTTATGAAGCGCACGTCCGGCGTATTCTCGATCGGCCCGGGGTCGCGGCCGGCGCTTTCCGGCTGGGCATCCGAGCCTCCGGTGTTTCGCTGCGCCTTGTCGAGCTCGTCGCGAACCTCCGTTCCCGGTGTCTACAGCTCCCCTACGGGGACCAGGCGATTTTCGTCGGGAGAAGACGATTCCAAATAGTGGGCGGTTTTCCGGAGCTGCCGATCATGGAAGACTTTGCCCTGATGAAACGCCTGTCCAAACTGGGCCGCGTTGCGTTGGCCCCGGTAGCCGTGTCCACGTCCGGCCGAAGATGGGTCCGTATGGGCGTCTGGCGCACCACGTGGATCAATCAGATGATGGTGGCGGCGTATGTGCTCGGGGTTCCTCCCGAGCGCATTCAGCACTGGTATCGGCGGGATCGAGGAATTTGA